The following is a genomic window from Nymphaea colorata isolate Beijing-Zhang1983 chromosome 3, ASM883128v2, whole genome shotgun sequence.
TTAAAGAGATATCGTTGCCTCCATTTGTTCTCCATTATTGAGATTTTCAGTCGTAGTTGATTACTTTTGAGAATCCGGACAATGCCCTCAATTATTGTCGTTGCCCAATCATGGAGCctagcaactttttttttttttttatacttcaGTGAAAGAAATATCTATAACCCGTGCTTACTCGAATCAGTTCCATTGAACCCACCATCCGTTTTCCTTCCAGAAACAATATTTTAGTTTGGCTATGACTCAGCGTTTGGTTAGACAAGTTTGAAACGTCATGACAAAAAAAGATTGCGGCTCACGTGGACGACTATCAATAGCATTTAATTTAGGGGTGGGCATTAGGCCCTGCCCTGTAAGACCTAGCCCGGATCGGCCCGTCGGGCCTTGTAAGACCAAGCCCGGGTCAGCTCGTCGGGCTCGGCCCGatgggggaagaaggagaggtggAGGGGAAGGGGGGatgggggaagaaggagaggctgaggaaggaggggaagggggaagcAAGAGAGGTGGAGGATGGGGGACCGGTCGGGCCGGGCCACACCATTGGGCCCGAGACCTGGTTTTCCTGGCCTGAATTCGGGCCCGACTGGGCCGGGTACCGCGTACCCACCGGCGGCCCGGCCTGACGACCAGACCTAATTTAGATCCTCATTTCACGGTTTGGGAATCGTAACATGTGTTACTTTTAttctaaaatatttaatatatgtaactaatttaaattaaatacataaaacaataacatcCGGTCACTGTTCTCAAACAATCAAAGAACTCAACCAGCATGTGTAAACTGTAAAGTGTAAATCATGAGTTAAGTTAACTTGCTTATGGAAGTTAGGTCCTAACTAGTGAGACGAGGGGCATGTTGTATTTCTACACATtaagaaaattacaaatatTTTAATGTGCACGAGGATGGAAcattagaaatatatatatatatatttttgacaaGGATATCTAAAATATGACTGCCACATGCAACACACGGATGTGCATTATTAATTAAAACGCACCACCCGATTCATATACTCTGAGAGGCTAGAGAATATTTCCATCAAAATCTGGAcaaaagaatccctaactcatGTCAAACAGGGTTATATGCATCATATTAGTGCACGAATTTTCGTGTGTCTGTATTGTTAATGACTAAAACACACTTTTAGTGTatattaaaagtaaaattttacttcttatgaaaaaataaaagtaccCTATGGCGAAATGGAGCAAGTTGTCATGTTTTTGGGTGCGTCTAGAGCTGTTCATGAGTGAGTTTGGGCCGAGTtcagccagctcgaactcggcttgcatgtcttgaaagaaactcaaactcgactcgattaagctcgagcCGAAGATTGGCTTGAGCCAAGCCAagcatttcatcaaaaaaatatttttttaaatgaagagGTGACATATAGACTTAAACATGGAACCTCCCACGTACTGGTCACATGTGTACCCATTTGAACAATCTacttttttgataattttatgaaatgtattttatatattttctttatcaagCTTAGCTTAACTGAGTCGAACTCACttaagctcaactcatttaggTTGtcaagttcatttcttaactcgaactcaacttgtttaataaacaagtcgagttcaagtcaagtttatcgagtgagttcgagtcgagctcgaattaGCTCAactcgttgaacagccctaaGGTGTGTTTGCTAATTTAACACCAGAGTTATATGTTGATAAGAGTCATTGTATGTTGGGATCTGACATTTATAAATGTCTCTATCGATTCTATTTGTGAATGCTGGATGAAAACTGCATGTATTATTAGACAAACTGGTTTTAGTTAATGTCATCAACTAGAACCCAATCTATTCCTGCATAATATTATGTTCTCGCCCTCTCTATTATTGTACAATGTTTTGCTGCATCATGGATCATTTATTACCAGGAGGCTGCATGTATTAATAAAGCTAATAAAGTCAGCACAGGATGCACCTGAGATAATCTATCTTATGATTCCCTCATGCAGTTAAAATCTCCTATGATCACTGTAGGAGAGCTTTGAGCCTTTGATAGATGATGCAAGCAGCCAAATGCTCCCTACACCAGCTTCGAACAGAACTACTACTAGGCATATATACACTCAAAGCATTGAAACTAAAACCAGTTTGTCTAATAGTGCATGCAGTTTTTATCCAGCATTCACAAAGAGAACCGATAGAGACATTTATAACTGTCACTCCCAACATATAATCACTCATACGAACATGTAACTCTGGTGTTAGATTAGCAACACACCTAGGGCTGTTTAACGAGTCAAGCTAATTCGTGCTCGACTCGAACTGGCTTGATAAATTTGACTTGACGAGTTCGAGTTAAGACATGCACTCGAGaacctaaacgagtcgagttcgagttaagtGGGTTCGACTTGGATAAACtctagaaagaaaatatatgaaacaCATCTCATAAAATTATCTAAAAAAGCAAGATTGATCAAATGAGTACACAAGTGACTGGTTACGTGGAAGGTTCCATGTTTAAGTTTATATGTCACATCTtcctttaaaaatatatatatatattttttaataaaatgcttGAACTTGGCTCAAGCCAATCTTCGGCTTGAGCTTAATCTAGCCTAGTTCAAGTTTCTTTCAAAACATGCAAGCCAActtcgagctggctcaactcaaCTTGAAAAACACACCTAAAAATAAAAACGCGACGACTTGCTCCATTTCACCATAGGGtactttcattttattcataagaagtaaaattttacttttacccTCATAAGGGAAATCTTCTGGTTTACCATCaaggacatttttttctttgatgcaGAGTCAAACCTAACATAAAGCATTTTCTGAGAGTAAAGCATAATGAGCCAAGGGCACCACTAGGCGCGGAGCTGGGGCAGGGCCATGGCAGGttttaagaacaaaaatttctactaATAACTTTTTAAAGTATAAAATGTTGGAAAATATAATTcattcttgtcaaaattttggaaaatataattTGACCTCTAACAAAAATTTCGTCTCTCCTCTCCGGAAGCACCATGGTCTAAAAACATTTAAAGCCATTGAATGTAGGGTCGTCCTTGACAAGAATTTGGTGCACACAAGTACAGCAAATATAAACCCGGTTTGGTTGTTAAAGGGTTGCAAACGAGGAAGAAGCCCAATGGTCAATACACGTCGATGGATCTGTATCCTGATCTGGGTCCGAGTCAGATACCGAAAAAAGCGAGTCACTCTACCGAGTCAGTAGGTCCGCCGCTCAACATCTCCACCAGGGCCTTGAGGTTCCGACTCGAGCTTCCAGTGGGTCCCGCAGCCTCATGCGCCTTGTGCTTCCACTGGCTAACCTTCTCCCTCATCCCCTTTCCCTCCCCTTCGTCCAGCACGAGCCGAACCGCCTCCACCACCGATTCTCTGGTGCACGTCCCGCCCTTCAGCCGCAGTCCGGTCCCCAGAACACGCTCGACCAGACGGGAATTCACACGCTGATCGCCGTAGAATGGGCGCATGATCATGGGGACTCCATCGACCAAGTTCTCGAGTAGTGAGTTATAGCCACCATGAGACAAGAACACGCCGGTGGAGGCGTGCCGGATAACCAGCAGCTGCGGTGCCCATGGAACCACCAGTCCCCGACCTTTCACCCGGTCAACGAAGTCGGCCGGCAGATCAGCATGCCGCTCCGGCTTCAAGGACCAAAGGAACGGCTGCCTAGAGAACTCTAGGCCCTCCGCCAGCGCCACGAGCTCGTGCTTCGAAAGCAAAAGGTCGGCCACAGTGCCGAAGCTGACGTAGACAACAGAGTTGGGCGGGTGGGAGTCGAGGAAGGGAAGGCAGCCATTGCGGTCAGCTGATGCCGTCGAGAGGTGCAGTGGGCCGACAAAGAGGCAGGCCGGAATCTTGTTGTGGATGGCCGGGAGGGAGAAGGACTCGAAGGCGTCAAAGGTGTTGACGATGACGGCTGCAGAGCGCGGCGTGGTGCGGGCCACTTCCtcgagaagaagagagaataGGGAGTCCAAGCGGCCGGAGATGATGCCTTCCGGTAGGTCCTGGAGTGTTAGGAAGGGAAGACCGGGGATGCAGTCGACGGCCACAGCTCCATTGCTGTCAGGATTCACTGCC
Proteins encoded in this region:
- the LOC116249851 gene encoding anthocyanidin 3-O-glucosyltransferase 7-like; this translates as MRSVKQQVPHVALVAFPFASHPSCLLTLGRNLATVAEDVRFSFFTTAASMASMSVQIAACKDMANLTFHDVPDGLPEGFASSPQRPDETVELFMRSALDGLRQALAAVPPVSCLLSDSFLSFTQDLADELGVPRISFWTAAASSLTAHLYTHHIRETTNASGLNPDSNGAVAVDCIPGLPFLTLQDLPEGIISGRLDSLFSLLLEEVARTTPRSAAVIVNTFDAFESFSLPAIHNKIPACLFVGPLHLSTASADRNGCLPFLDSHPPNSVVYVSFGTVADLLLSKHELVALAEGLEFSRQPFLWSLKPERHADLPADFVDRVKGRGLVVPWAPQLLVIRHASTGVFLSHGGYNSLLENLVDGVPMIMRPFYGDQRVNSRLVERVLGTGLRLKGGTCTRESVVEAVRLVLDEGEGKGMREKVSQWKHKAHEAAGPTGSSSRNLKALVEMLSGGPTDSVE